A single genomic interval of Oncorhynchus mykiss isolate Arlee chromosome 13, USDA_OmykA_1.1, whole genome shotgun sequence harbors:
- the LOC110494932 gene encoding active regulator of SIRT1 — MSASMIRRGLELLSDDIKVSDGSKKQKSAAKKKHTQSKVELMGLVSTNRQGVSRQVRRLQGRLGPGKSKATVKDKRIKSAVEEFRKKQGKSHLSSNLLYFLGTGFRATDSDTMKIVNQNSGRQSRHRPDRTVKKASGEKSVFTEDEFQQFQKEYFGRTVEEGN; from the exons ATGTCGGCATCAATGATTCGGAGGGGACTGGAGTTGCTAAGCGATGACATAAAAG TGTCAGATGGTAGCAAGAAGCAGAAGAGCGCGGCCAAGAAGAAGCACACACAGAGCAAGGTTGAGTTGATGGGCCTGGTGAGCACCAACCGTCAGGGCGTCAGCAGGCAGGTCCGGCGGCTGCAGGGGCGTCTCGGTCCGGGGAAGAGCAAGGCCACCGTCAAAGACAAGAGGATCAAGTCTGCTGTGG AGGAGTTCAGGAAGAAGCAGGGGAAGAGCCATCTGAGCTCCAACCTGCTGTACTTCCTAGGGACGGGCTTCAGAGCTACAGACTCCGACACTATGAAG ATCGTCAACCAGAATTCGGGCCGGCAGTCTCGCCACCGTCCGGACCGCACGGTCAAGAAAGCCTCCGGGGAGAAGTCTGTGTTCACAGAGGATGAGTTCCAACAGTTCCAGAAGGAATACTTTGGCAGGACTGTGGAGGAGGGTAACTAG
- the LOC110494915 gene encoding 3-mercaptopyruvate sulfurtransferase-like, whose protein sequence is MALQARAIVASKWLLDAVKDQRVGPKLRVLDTSWYLPKLRRNAKSEFKQRHIPGAAFFDIDQCCDKTSPLDHMLPSERIFADYVGNLGIGNDTHVVVYDASNFGAFSAPRVWWMFRVFGHSSVSVLNGGLKNWANEGLPVSDRYSRPKQTEFRASLNRSWVKTYEGILDNLDSKEFQVVDARPGGRFRGVDPEPRDNTEPGHIPGSISMPFSSFLSPSGHLHPREDLQTMFTLAGVDLSHPLCVSCGSGVTACHVALAAHECGHPGVSVYDGAWSEWYTRAVPEHVISVGFGKHSPVFE, encoded by the exons ATGGCGCTCCAAGCGAGGGCTATCGTCGCATCCAAGTGGCTTCTCGATGCCGTCAAAGACCAACGGGTCGGACCAAAACTCCGCGTCTTGGACACGTCTTGGTACTTACCCAAACTCAGGCGCAACGCCAAGAGCGAATTCAAACAGAGGCATATCCCGGGTGCAGCCTTCTTTGACATAGACCAGTGTTGCGACAAAACATCTCCGCTGGATCATATGCTGCCATCTGAGCGCATTTTTGCAGATTATGTTGGAAATTTGGGAATTGGAAACGATACGCACGTCGTGGTCTACGATGCTAGCAACTTCGGCGCGTTCTCTGCGCCTCGTGTTTGGTGGATGTTCCGAGTTTTCGGCCACAGTTCTGTCTCGGTTCTGAATGGAGGACTCAAAAACTGGGCGAACGAGGGACTTCCAGTGAGTGACCGGTACTCCCGACCCAAGCAGACCGAATTTAGGGCCTCTTTGAACCGATCCTGGGTGAAGACGTACGAGGGCATCCTGGATAACCTGGATAGTAAAGAATTTCAGGTGGTCGATGCCAGACCAGGGGGGAGATTCAGAGGGGTGGATCCAGAACCCAGAGACa atACTGAGCCAGGCCACATCCCTGGCTCCATCAGCATgcccttctcctccttcctctctccgtcCGGTCACCTCCATCCCCGTGAAGACCTCCAGACCATGTTCACCCTGGCTGGTGTCGACCTCTCCCACCCGCTCTGCGTGTCCTGTGGGTCGGGTGTGACTGCCTGCCACGTGGCCCTCGCCGCCCACGAGTGCGGGCACCCTGGGGTGTCTGTGTACGACGGGGCGTGGTCCGAGTGGTACACCCGCGCCGTGCCCGAGCATGTGATCTCTGTGGGGTTTGGGAAACACTCCCCTGTGTTtgaatga